A single region of the Liolophura sinensis isolate JHLJ2023 chromosome 9, CUHK_Ljap_v2, whole genome shotgun sequence genome encodes:
- the LOC135474945 gene encoding voltage-gated potassium channel subunit beta-2-like isoform X2 — MSTLIQYRNLGKSGLRVSNIALGTWVTFGAQITDEMAEEILTLAYESGINYFDTAEVYAAGKAETVLGKVLKKKAWRRSSYIVSTKIYWGGKAETEKGLSRKHIIEGLKASLERLQLEYVDVVFANKPDPHTPMEEIVRAFTHCINQGWAMYWGTSRWSPMEIMEAYSVARQFNLIPPIAEQAEYHLFQREKVELQMPELYHKIGIGTITWSPLACGILSGKYDDGVPIYSRAAMKGYGWLKEKILSEEGRRQQAKLREVALIADKLNCSLSQLAIAWCLKNENVQCVMLGASSVDQLYENIQALQYVPKLTPVLMGELDKILGNKPAVIRREPPQR; from the exons ATGAGTACCCTCATTCAGTACAG GAATTTGGGAAAATCCGGACTACGTGTTTCCAACATTGCCTTGG GAACATGGGTGACATTTGGGGCCCAGATCACAGATGAG ATGGCTGAGGAGATTTTGACCCTGGCATATGAGAGTGGAATCAATTACTTTGATACTGCGGAAGTTTACGCGGCTGGCAA AGCTGAGACTGTTCTTGGTAAAGTCTTGAAGAAGAAGGCTTGGAG ACGTTCCAGCTACATCGTGTCAACAAAGATCTACTGGGGTGGCAA AGCTGAGACAGAGAAAGGGCTATCCAGGAAACACATCATTGAAG GTCTGAAAGCTTCCCTGGAGCGCCTACAGCTGGAGTATGTTGATGTTGTGTTTGCTAACAAACCTGATCCTCACACCCCCATGGAAG AGATTGTGAGAGCTTTCACTCACTGTATCAACCAAGGCTGGGCCATGTACTGGGGAACATCCAGGTGGAGCCCAATGGAGATCATG GAGGCGTATTCCGTGGCTCGCCAGTTTAACCTCATCCCACCAATCGCTGAGCAGGCAGAGTATCACCTGTTTCAGAGAGAGAAGGTGGAGCTTCAGATGCCAGAACTCTATCACAAAATAG GTATTGGTACAATCACCTGGTCTCCCCTGGCTTGTGGTATTTTGTCAGGGAAGTATGATGACGGGGTTCCTATCTACTCCAGGGCAGCCATGAAG GGTTATGGCTGGCTGAAGGAAAAGATACTGAGCGAGGAGGGAAGAAGACAGCAGGCCAAGCTGCGAGAAGTAGCACTCATCGCAGATAAGCTAAACTGTTCTCTCTCACAATTGGCTATTG CATGGTGCCTGAAGAATGAAAATGTCCAGTGTGTCATGTTAGGGGCCTCCTCAGTGGACCAGCTCTATGAGAACATACAGGCCTTACAG TATGTGCCCAAACTGACGCCAGTGCTCATGGGTGAGCTGGACAAGATCCTAGGTAACAAGCCCGCGGTCATACGAAGGGAGCCACCGCAAAGGTGA
- the LOC135474945 gene encoding voltage-gated potassium channel subunit beta-2-like isoform X1 → MAATVQKKKLRYKNLGKSGLRVSNIALGTWVTFGAQITDEMAEEILTLAYESGINYFDTAEVYAAGKAETVLGKVLKKKAWRRSSYIVSTKIYWGGKAETEKGLSRKHIIEGLKASLERLQLEYVDVVFANKPDPHTPMEEIVRAFTHCINQGWAMYWGTSRWSPMEIMEAYSVARQFNLIPPIAEQAEYHLFQREKVELQMPELYHKIGIGTITWSPLACGILSGKYDDGVPIYSRAAMKGYGWLKEKILSEEGRRQQAKLREVALIADKLNCSLSQLAIAWCLKNENVQCVMLGASSVDQLYENIQALQYVPKLTPVLMGELDKILGNKPAVIRREPPQR, encoded by the exons ATGGCGGCTACTGTACAGAAGAAGAAACTCCGATACAA GAATTTGGGAAAATCCGGACTACGTGTTTCCAACATTGCCTTGG GAACATGGGTGACATTTGGGGCCCAGATCACAGATGAG ATGGCTGAGGAGATTTTGACCCTGGCATATGAGAGTGGAATCAATTACTTTGATACTGCGGAAGTTTACGCGGCTGGCAA AGCTGAGACTGTTCTTGGTAAAGTCTTGAAGAAGAAGGCTTGGAG ACGTTCCAGCTACATCGTGTCAACAAAGATCTACTGGGGTGGCAA AGCTGAGACAGAGAAAGGGCTATCCAGGAAACACATCATTGAAG GTCTGAAAGCTTCCCTGGAGCGCCTACAGCTGGAGTATGTTGATGTTGTGTTTGCTAACAAACCTGATCCTCACACCCCCATGGAAG AGATTGTGAGAGCTTTCACTCACTGTATCAACCAAGGCTGGGCCATGTACTGGGGAACATCCAGGTGGAGCCCAATGGAGATCATG GAGGCGTATTCCGTGGCTCGCCAGTTTAACCTCATCCCACCAATCGCTGAGCAGGCAGAGTATCACCTGTTTCAGAGAGAGAAGGTGGAGCTTCAGATGCCAGAACTCTATCACAAAATAG GTATTGGTACAATCACCTGGTCTCCCCTGGCTTGTGGTATTTTGTCAGGGAAGTATGATGACGGGGTTCCTATCTACTCCAGGGCAGCCATGAAG GGTTATGGCTGGCTGAAGGAAAAGATACTGAGCGAGGAGGGAAGAAGACAGCAGGCCAAGCTGCGAGAAGTAGCACTCATCGCAGATAAGCTAAACTGTTCTCTCTCACAATTGGCTATTG CATGGTGCCTGAAGAATGAAAATGTCCAGTGTGTCATGTTAGGGGCCTCCTCAGTGGACCAGCTCTATGAGAACATACAGGCCTTACAG TATGTGCCCAAACTGACGCCAGTGCTCATGGGTGAGCTGGACAAGATCCTAGGTAACAAGCCCGCGGTCATACGAAGGGAGCCACCGCAAAGGTGA